The following is a genomic window from Variovorax paradoxus.
GCATGTTGCGCACCGCCTCGCGCGTGAGGCCGGGTTCTGCCAGCAGCCGCACGTAGAGCGTGGGCACGCCCATGAACACCGTGGCTTCGGGCAACTTCTCGACCACGCGCTTGGGGTCGAATTTGGACAGCCAGATCATCTTGCTGCCATTGAGCAGCGCGCCGTGCAATGCGACAAAGAGGCCATGCACGTGGAAGATGGGCAGCGCGTGGATCAGCACGTCGCCCTGCGTCCAGCCCCAGTAGTCCTTCAGCACCTCGGCGTTGGAGAGCAGGTTGCCGTGCGTGAGCATGGCGCCCTTGCTCCGGCCGGTGGTGCCGCTGGTGTAGAGAATGGCGGCCAGGTCGTCCGCCTTGCGGTGGGCGACCGCATGCTGGTCGCTGCACTGCGCGGCAACTTCGAGCAGCGTGCCGGTGCGGTTGTCGTCCAGCGTAAACACATGCCGGGTGCCCGCCGCATTGGCAATAGGCCCGACCCACGACGCATTGCGGCTGGTGCACACCACGACGGCCGGCTCGGCGTTGCCGATGAAATATTCGATCTCGGCGCTTTGGTAGGCAGTGTTGAGCGGCAGGAACACATAGCCGGCGCGCAGCGTGGCGAGATAGAGAATCATCGCCTCGACCGACTTCTCGACCTGCACCGCGATGCGGGCGCCCTCTTCCAGGCCCAGCGCGCCCAGCAGGTTGGCGATCATTGCGCTGGCGCGGTCGAGATCCCTCCACGAGTAGAACAGGCCGTTGTCGGTTTCAACGGCAATGCCGTCGAGGTTGGCGGGAAAGGCCGCGCGCAAGGCGGCAAACAGATTGGGGTTGGCTTTCGTCTTCATCGGGCAGGTCTTCAGAAATTCGGTGTGCGCTTGGCAAGAAAGGCGGCAATGCCTTCGCGGTGCTCGGCGGAGTCAGCGTAGTCGTAGGCGGTTGCGAGCAGGTTCTCGGTCGATTGCGCGCCGGCCTTCAGCATGGCAAAGGTGCGCTTGTGCAGCCGGGCGGCCTGCGGCGCCAGTGCGCCTATGCGCGCGGCGTGTGCCTGCGCGGCGGCAGCCACTTCGCTGTCGGGCAGCACGTGCAGCAAGAAGCCGGCGTCGTACAGGCGCTGTGCCCCGTGCACTCCGGCGGCCAGCAGCATGTCGCGCGCGAGCACGTCGCCGATGGCGCCATGCACCAGTGCCGCCTCTCGCGGCGCCATGGGAAAGCCCAGCTTTGCAATGGGTGCGCCGAACTTCGCGGAGGCGCCCGCCAGCCGGATGTCGCAGCAGCTTGCTATCTCGATGCCGGCGCCCATGCATGCGCCTTCGATCTGCGCGACCAGGGGCACCGGGCAATCGAGCATGGCCTGCAGCGCGGCCCAGACTTCGTTCTCGTGAAATTCGCGCAGGCTGGCTTCGTCGAACCGGAACGACGGGTACTCCGAAATGTCGCCGCCGGCGCAGAACGCGGCGCCCTCCCCGCTGACGACCACGCATCGAAGCCCGGCGTCGTTCGCATGGGCGATGCCGTCGAACACCGCGCGCAGTTCACGCCACATTGCGCGCGTCATTGCATTGAGGCGCCCAGCGTTCGACAAGGTGACGAACGCAATGGCGCCCTCGCGGCGCAATGAAACGGTGCTTTGGCTCATTACTCGAGCTTGGCGCCCGAGGCCTTGACCACAGCGGCCCAGCGCTTGATCTCGGAACTGACGAAGCCGCCGTACGAGGCCATGGTGAGGCTCGGAATTTCGGAGCCGTTCTGGGCCCAGATGGCCTTGAGCTCGTCCGTGGCAAGCGCCTTCTTCATGTCGTCGACGATGCGCGCCTGCAAGTCGGCCGGCGTGCCCTTGGGCGCCCACAGGCCGTACCAGGTGGTAACGGTGTAGTCGGGCAGGCCAACCTCTGCGGCGCACGGCACGTCCGGGAACGCGGGGTTGCGCTTGCTGCCGGCCACCATCAGCGCCTTGATGCGGCCGCCCTTGATGTGCTGGGCGGAAGAGCCCAGGCCGTCGAACATCAGGTCGACGTTGCCCGCGATCAGGTCGGACAGCGCCGGGCCTGCCCCGCGGTACGGAATGTGGGTAATGAAGGTGCCGGTCTGCAGCTTGAACAGCTCACCCGCCAGGTGATGCGAGGTGCCCGAACCCGCCGAGCCGTAGTTGAGCTTGCCCGGATTGCGCTTGGCTGCGGCCACGAACTCCTGGAGCGTGTTGGCCGTGACGCGCTTGGGATTGACCACCACCACCTGCGGCACATTGGCCAGCAGCATCAGCGGGACAAAATCTTTCTCGATGTCGTAGTCGAGCTTGGGATAGATCGACGGCGCAATGGCGTGGTGAACCGCGCCCATGAAGAGCGTGTAGCCGTCGGCCTGCGCCTTGGAGGCGATGCTCGCGCCCACGGTGCCGCCGGCGCCGCCGCGGTTGTCGATGACCAGTGTCTGGCCGGCTACCTTGGCAAACTGGGCCGAGAGCGGGCGCGCGAACGCGTCGGTGCCGCCGCCGGCCGGAAACGGCACGACCATGTTCACCGGCCGGGTGGGCCAGTTACCTCCCTGCGCGCCCGCACCGCCGCACAGAACGGCGGCACCGGCTGCGCCCAGACGCAGCACGTCGCGTCGTTGAAAACCCTGAGTCATCTGTCATCTCCTGTCGTTGTGGAATGCCGCCCCATGCGGCCGCCGGCACCTCGCGCGCCGGACTTTTTCTTTCAGAACTCAGCCTTTTTTGAAGAACAGGCTTTCGACATCTCCCGAAACTGCCACCTTGCCTTCGGCCAACCATGCGCGATGCTTGTCGAGCCGCTTGAGATCGTAGAGGTAATTGACCATGAGGCCATAAGACTGCTTTTGCCCCTTGGGCGACGGGTCGCCGGCCCAGTTGAGCCGCTCCACGCGGGCGCCGTTGCCCAGGTGAAAGCGTGCCACAGGGTCGGCCGGCGTGCCGTCGATCAGCGTGTGGCCCAGGTACTCGGCCGCCGCCTGCAGCAGCCATTGGCGCAGCGGCGACTTTGCATCGAGCGTGGCAGCGCCGTCTACCGCCGCAAGCAGGCGGTCGGCCGTGGGCGGCAGCGAGCCGACGAGGCGCCCAAGCTCGGCCTCTCGTTTTTCGTCCAGGCGCGGCAGCAGATCCGCGGCGTTCTTGGAGAGCCAGGCGCGAAAGCCGGGAATCGGCGAGAGCGTGGCAAAGGTCTTCAGGCGCGGCAGTTCGTCCTGCAGCGTCTCGACCACGCGCTTGATGAGCGAATCGCCAAAGCTCACACCGCGCAGGCCGTTCTGGGTGTTGCTGATCGAATAGAAGATGGCGGTGGTCGCCTTGGCCGGCTGGATGGGCACGGCGGCTTCATCGAGCAGCGGCATGATGCCGTCGCTGATGCGATCGACCAGCGCAACCTCGACAAAGATCAGCGGCTCATTGGGCAGCCGCGGATGAAAGAAGCCATAGCAGCGGCGGTCGCTGTCGTCGAGCCGGTTCTTCACGTCGGTCCAGCTCTTGATGTCGTGCACGGCCTCGTAGCGAATCAGCTTTTCGATCAGCGAGGCAGGCGAATGCCAGTCGATGCGGCGCAGTTCGAGAAACGCAACGTCGAACCAGGTGGAGAACAAGTGCTCCAGCTCGGCATCGAGCGCAATCAGCCGCTTGTCGGACTTGAGAAAAGGCAGCAGCTCGGCGCGCAGGTCGACCAGAAAGCGCATGCCCTCCGGCTCGACCGCAAAGCGCTGCAGCAGCCGCATGCGAGGCGACACCAGCGCACGCCGCAGCTTCAGCTCGGCCTGGCCTTCGTCGGGCGTGCCCACGGCGGCCTGGTGCTGGTCGCGCGCGGACTTGAGCTTTTGCGGATCGGCCGCGAAATGCTCGCTCATCAGCGCCCAATAGTCGCGGCGCTCCTCCGGCGTGGCGGCAGCGTATTCGCGCGCAATGGCATGTGCCCTGCGGCCGCCCTCCACCTCGCTCACGCGTGGATCGATGACCGATTGCAAGGCCGTGAGCACGCGGCGCAGGGCACGCGGCGACAACGCCTCGTCGGCCTTGCGCAAGGTAGCCTGCATGCGCTCGGTGGTCGAGCGCGCTGCGGGCTTTGCGGCCGCCTTGGGCACACTGCGGGCCGCGCCCTCGGGTGCCACGGGCACCTTGTTGTCTGACTTGTCGCCAGAGCGCAGCCGCGCCTGGAACCATTCGGTCGCACTCATCGACAAACTCCAATTCGGTTGGGTCGGGAGATGCGCTTTTTTGTGTTGTTCATGACATCACCCTGGATTTCTGTTGCCGCGCCACTTCGCGCAGTGCCTCGCGCTGACGGGTCAGGTGCGTGCGCATGGCGGCATCCGCGCCTTCGCTGTCGCGCGCCTTGAGCGCCGCAAAAACCGCCAGATGCTCCGACAGGCTTTGCTCGAGCCGGCCCGGTGCGTGCAGTTGCTGGAGCCGCGCGAGCTTGAGAATCTTGCGCAGGTCGCCGATCACCTGCGCCAGCCACTTGTTGTCGGCCAGCTGGATGATCGCTTCGTGAATGAGGTGGTTGGTGGCGTAATAGTCGTTGATGCGCTTGGCCTTGGCATGGCGCACCAGCCGTTCATGCAGGGCGTCCAGCTCGTGCAGCTCGGCATCGCTTGCGTTGCGCGCGGCCTCATAGGCGCAGCGGCCCTCGAGCAAGGCAATGACCGGAAATATCTCATCGAGATCGCGCTCCGTTACCTCGCGCACGAAGCACCCGCGCCGCGGCTCGTGCCGCAGCAGGCCCTCGGCCGTGAGCACCTTGAGCGCCTCGCGCAAGGGCGTGCGCGAAATCGACAGCCTTTCGCAGAGCGCCGCCTCGTCCAGGAAGCTGCCCGGCGCCAGGTCGCCCGCGAAGATCTGCTCACGCAGCGTTGCGGCGACTTCGTCGTGCAGTGAGTTGGGAACGAGGCGCATGGCGGAGTGCTGTGAAGCAGCGTAATTTCCTGTAATTACGCATAATTGTGAGCCCGCAACCAATACAGCGCAAGGGCCGCGCAACCCATGCGCGGCCCGGGCTTACCCTGAGAACTTGCCGCTCAGGCGGC
Proteins encoded in this region:
- a CDS encoding GntR family transcriptional regulator: MRLVPNSLHDEVAATLREQIFAGDLAPGSFLDEAALCERLSISRTPLREALKVLTAEGLLRHEPRRGCFVREVTERDLDEIFPVIALLEGRCAYEAARNASDAELHELDALHERLVRHAKAKRINDYYATNHLIHEAIIQLADNKWLAQVIGDLRKILKLARLQQLHAPGRLEQSLSEHLAVFAALKARDSEGADAAMRTHLTRQREALREVARQQKSRVMS
- a CDS encoding Bug family tripartite tricarboxylate transporter substrate binding protein, producing the protein MTQGFQRRDVLRLGAAGAAVLCGGAGAQGGNWPTRPVNMVVPFPAGGGTDAFARPLSAQFAKVAGQTLVIDNRGGAGGTVGASIASKAQADGYTLFMGAVHHAIAPSIYPKLDYDIEKDFVPLMLLANVPQVVVVNPKRVTANTLQEFVAAAKRNPGKLNYGSAGSGTSHHLAGELFKLQTGTFITHIPYRGAGPALSDLIAGNVDLMFDGLGSSAQHIKGGRIKALMVAGSKRNPAFPDVPCAAEVGLPDYTVTTWYGLWAPKGTPADLQARIVDDMKKALATDELKAIWAQNGSEIPSLTMASYGGFVSSEIKRWAAVVKASGAKLE
- a CDS encoding enoyl-CoA hydratase/isomerase family protein; the protein is MSQSTVSLRREGAIAFVTLSNAGRLNAMTRAMWRELRAVFDGIAHANDAGLRCVVVSGEGAAFCAGGDISEYPSFRFDEASLREFHENEVWAALQAMLDCPVPLVAQIEGACMGAGIEIASCCDIRLAGASAKFGAPIAKLGFPMAPREAALVHGAIGDVLARDMLLAAGVHGAQRLYDAGFLLHVLPDSEVAAAAQAHAARIGALAPQAARLHKRTFAMLKAGAQSTENLLATAYDYADSAEHREGIAAFLAKRTPNF
- a CDS encoding malonyl-CoA decarboxylase, producing the protein MSATEWFQARLRSGDKSDNKVPVAPEGAARSVPKAAAKPAARSTTERMQATLRKADEALSPRALRRVLTALQSVIDPRVSEVEGGRRAHAIAREYAAATPEERRDYWALMSEHFAADPQKLKSARDQHQAAVGTPDEGQAELKLRRALVSPRMRLLQRFAVEPEGMRFLVDLRAELLPFLKSDKRLIALDAELEHLFSTWFDVAFLELRRIDWHSPASLIEKLIRYEAVHDIKSWTDVKNRLDDSDRRCYGFFHPRLPNEPLIFVEVALVDRISDGIMPLLDEAAVPIQPAKATTAIFYSISNTQNGLRGVSFGDSLIKRVVETLQDELPRLKTFATLSPIPGFRAWLSKNAADLLPRLDEKREAELGRLVGSLPPTADRLLAAVDGAATLDAKSPLRQWLLQAAAEYLGHTLIDGTPADPVARFHLGNGARVERLNWAGDPSPKGQKQSYGLMVNYLYDLKRLDKHRAWLAEGKVAVSGDVESLFFKKG
- a CDS encoding malonate--CoA ligase, which gives rise to MKTKANPNLFAALRAAFPANLDGIAVETDNGLFYSWRDLDRASAMIANLLGALGLEEGARIAVQVEKSVEAMILYLATLRAGYVFLPLNTAYQSAEIEYFIGNAEPAVVVCTSRNASWVGPIANAAGTRHVFTLDDNRTGTLLEVAAQCSDQHAVAHRKADDLAAILYTSGTTGRSKGAMLTHGNLLSNAEVLKDYWGWTQGDVLIHALPIFHVHGLFVALHGALLNGSKMIWLSKFDPKRVVEKLPEATVFMGVPTLYVRLLAEPGLTREAVRNMRLFVAGSAPLLIETFDEWRERTGHTILERYGMSETVMLTSNPYSPTQGERRGGTVGFALPGVQLRVRDDSGRDCTTDEIGNIEVSGPNVFAGYWRMPEKTKEEFTADGFFKTGDVGKIDGRGYITIVGRSKDLIISGGYNVYPAEIEGYINELPGVAESAVIGVPHPDFGEVGVAIVIPKAGGTLDADAIVAELKSKLANFKIPKRCFVVNELPRNTMGKVQKALLRAEHKGLFA